The genomic region CCCAACGAGTATTACTACCAACGGGAAATAAAGATGAACGAGCACGTTTAATATCGAACATAAGTACAACTTCGAGCCGATTATCAGAGCGAAGAAATTTTATATATCAATACGCACTTTCTAAATATAATGAACTAAGATTTTCCAAGATTAATGAAAATATTTTTGTCAGATACAGTTCCGGATTTATCGATATTATCGAAAAAATATTGCCTGAAGAATTACCGAAATTTTCAGCTATCTATAGTAATTTAGACTCCGATAATCCTGAGGATTGGGCAAATGCAGTTCATAGTTGCAGAAGGTTATTACAATCTGTTGCAGATAAGTTAATGCCCTCAACTGAAGATAGAAAAATTTCCTTACCAGATGGAAAAGAAAAGAAAATCCAAATGGGAAAAGACAAATTCATTAATAGGTTAATTTATTATATCGAAACAAAAAGTGACTCGGAGAGATTTCAAGAATTAATTGGAAGCGATCTAACGCATATTGGTGAAAGAATTGATAGTGTCTTTCAGGCATCACAGAAAGGATCGCATTCTTCTATAAAACGACAAGAAGCAGACAGATATGTGATACATACTTTTCTCTTACTCGGAGATATTCTTTCACTATAAATCGCCAGCGCATAACAGCGCCTTAACGCTTCGCATCGGGTCAAGCCCTCGCTCGGTCTGCGACACATAGGCTTCTGGCACTCCCCTTGCTTACGCAAGTGTCGTTCCAGTCCCTAACGTCCCGTCGGGACTCAGGGTCGGGGAACGTCGTTTACACTAGTTCGTTATGCGACATTTCAAAATTGTATGCCTCAAGACATGGGTAACACTTTTGTAGCAAGACATAGGTAACACTTTCTGGTTTCTCATCCCCTAGAACACCTTTTTAGGAGGGCTATGGGGATGCCTTGGAAGGAGAATCAGGTCGTGGATTTAAGATTGGAATTCGTCATGGCGAGCTTTGAGAAAGGAATCAATTTCACTCAGCTCTGTGCAGAGTATGGAATATCTACCAAGTGTGGATACAAATGGAAAGAAAGGTTTTTGAGTGAGGGAAAGGCTGGGCTTCTAGACAAGAAGAGAACTCCTAAGAACTCACCTAAGAAGATTCCTGAGGATGTCGTTCTTGAGCTCATCAAGCTCAAGAACAATAAGAAGTTTTGGGGTTCAAAGAAGATTCTCGAACTTTACAAAAGAAAGTTTCCGGATGTAAAACCTCCTGACAAATCAACTCTTGGTCGCATCTTTCAAAAAGCAGGACTTACCTTACCTAAGAAAAGAAAGAGAGTCAAACACTTCGGAGAAAGAATCTCGCAACCAGAAAAGTCTACTCACTCAAATCATATTTGGACTGTTGACTTCAAAGGATGGTGGTATACCGCTGATTCTGAGAAAGTAAATCCTCTCACTATCAGAGACGATTATTCCAAATACATTCTCTCCATCAAAACTCTGAGCAAAGGTGATATCCCGTCTGTTAAAGCCGAATTCAGTAGGTTATTTAAGATCTACGGGCTTCCTGAGATCATAAGGTCCGACAACGGACCTCCCTTTGCTTCTATGCAATCTCTACTCGGTCTCACAAAACTATCTGTTTGGTGGCTCTCTCTTGGAATTAAACTCGATCGTATTGAACCAGGAAAACCCTACCAAAATGGCGCTCATGAAAGAATGCACAAAGACATGGCTCGTGAACTACAACATGAGATCGTTGGGAACATTACATTACACCAAAAACTCTTCGATAAGTGGAGAATTGAATTTAACAGAGAAAGACCACATGAATCTCTTAACATGAAAACTCCGGAACAAGTCTATGTGAAATCAGAAAGACTATTTGATCCTAATGCCGATCTCTTACTCACTTACCCTTTTGGATTCAAGCAAAGACATGTCAATGATAGAGGTTACATCAACTGGCTAGGACATCTTGTCATGATCGGTAATCCGTTCAATGGGTTCAATGTCGGAATCAAAAGAGAGGGTGATCATTATTCTATCTGGTTTGCTAATAACAAATTAGGTATCATCGACAATGATTTCTTCTTGCTTAATTCTGATCCGGATTCATACAAAGATCATAAACCAAGAAAGGTTCCCAAGAAGCGTTACCCTTCTCGTGCCGCATAACCGTTACCTATCTATTGAAGTCATACCCAAATTAATTGCTAATAAATTTAACAATAATTTCTAGAAAAATAAGAATTTTATAGAAAATACTTATTGGAAATTTCGTTTTGAATTTAATAAATATATCGAGGAGAATCTTTAAATTGAAAGTATTCAAAATTCAATTAATGAGTTATTTTTTAACCATTCCCTACTTAGTATTATTTTTAACAAATTGTACTACAGATAGAGATAAAGAACAAAAACGTTGCCAAAATGCTAATAATATTCTTCAACTTTGTTTAATTATTAACCAAAACGATTCTAGATATTGCGACACTCAATCAGCTAGTGCTATTACAACGTGTCAAGCTGCAAAATAAAATTAAAAATAATGAATACACTATAATTTAAGAGTTCTTATTTTAATCTCTTTAATTTCAATTATTACAACAGGTTCACAAATGAACATAAACAAACTTAAATTCACCTTTTTATTATTTTTTATAATTATTAATTTTAATCTTTTCCCTATAAATCCAGAGAAGATTCATATTCTCATCTCTGAAGATAAAATCATGATAAATGAATGGAATATACCGGAAGAACTTGAATTAGATATTCTAGAGAGTAAAATTGGTAAATTTGACAGAAAAATCGAATCAGAAGAAAGTATTAAATATATATGGGATAATCTAGGCATAGTCGCAAAATTTACTAAAAATTCAAAATATCTAAACAAGCTTACTGTCTACTATGTAACTGCTTTAAAAAATGATGAGCCTAAAGAAATTTATAAAGGAAAAATGAATTTTTATAGTTCTGATCCAAACCAAAAAATTGAAACTACTTATAAAGGTTGGTTTTGTCGATTTAAAATAGGAAATCGAAGTTTATACGGTATCTGTAAAGGGGAAAATAGAAATCTAGAACAGATAGATATTCTATCTAAATAAATTGAATTTGAAAAAGTTTTGAATTCTATTTAGACGTCGCATAACAGCGACTTACCTCTACGCTTCGGGACTTCGCCCTTGCTCGGGCTACGCCAAATTCCCCTTCTGGCATTCGCCTTGCGTTCGCAAGCTACATGCCAGTCCCTAACGTCCCGTTCGGCCAGCCTACGTCGGTTAGTCTAGTTCGTTAGCTGAAATGTGGCAACTTGATAGAAGAAATGGAAATTAACCTGTACGAATTTAGTAAGAATAAAAAGCATCACTGATCCGCAAACTGGACAATCATTCAATGTGATAATGTGACGAATTAAGACCCTTTTCCCAAAAAGGAAGAACGAAAATGGGAAACTGCATCGAAAAAAACCCAAATTAATACTTCATTTCAGGATTTCATATCACTTCTTCTGAAAAAATAAATCTTTGCAACTAAATAATAGTTGCAAAGTGATGCAAAATTTGTATAATTTCCATAAGTGTCAAAAATTCATAAGCTAATTGCAAGGTTTAAGGCTAAACCAAAAGATTTTACTTATGATGAGCTGAGAAAATTACTAGGGGCATTAGATTATCTAGAAGACAATTCTGGAAAGTCTTCGGGGTCTAGGGTCGCATGGGTTCATTCAAAAACTAAGCACATAATAAGACTCCACAAGCCGCATCCTCAAAACATCCTTAAGGCTTACCAGGTTTCGCAAATTTTTGATGAATTAATCGCGGAAGGTTATATCCAATGAAAGACATTATCGAATACAAAGGTTTCCTAGGATCTCTACATTTTGATTCGGATGATGAGATTTTTTTTGGGAAGATTGAAGGCATTGAAGATCTCATTTCTTTTGAAGGCCAGTCTGTTAAAGAAATCAAAAAAGCATTTACCGAATCCGTTGATGATTACCTGGAATTATGCAAGAAAGCAAAAAAAAGTCCTGAAAAATCTTTCAAAGGATCATTCAATGTTAGAATTTCTACCGATTTACATAGACGTGTTTATCGCAAATCTTTAATTGAAGGGATTTCGCTTAATCAATTAGTTCAACGCGCTTTGGAAAAAGAAATAGATACTAGAACGCCACACTTCAGCTAACTACGGGGAAACGCTTCGCTGCGGCACTTACGGCCTTGCTCGGTCTACGACACATTGTCCTCCGTCACGCTTCTCGCTCTGCAAGAAGACGCGCCGACGCTAACGCCTCCTACGGAGGCTCAGCTACGGACAACGTCGTCTCCACTAGTTCGTTATGCGAAAATTTTCGGGCGCTTCTATTTTAATAAATTGCGAGCGTCCATGCTCGCTAAAATAGCAAAAAAAAGTTGTTGTTACCAATTCGGGAACATGTCCTTATTGATTTGTGAGGGTTATTTCTAGAAAAATACTGAGAGATTTCTACTCTATTCCCAAATACTCGGACTCTAAAATTCCGATCGAAGTTTGGTTTAAAGAGACTTCGAAAGCTTTCTGGAAATCTCCTTCTGATGTTAAAGAAAAATACAGAAATGCTAGTTTCCTTAAGGATAATAGAATCGTTTTCAATATACATGGAAACAAATACAGATTAATTATAAAGGTTCACTATAATCTACAAACTGTATTTATAAGGTTTATAGGAACTCACGAACAATATGATAAAATCAATGCTGAGGTGATTTAAATGAACATTAAGCCTATTAAAAATCAAAAAGATCACTTAGATGCTCTATCAGAGATTGAAAAACTCTGGGATGCAAAGAAAAATACACCCGAATACGACAAATTAGATATTCTTATTACATTAGTTGATGCTTACGAGACTAAACACTACCCGATTGATGATCCGGATCCAATCGAAGCTTTAAAATCTGTTATGGATGACATGAACATGAAAAGTGTTGATTTAGGAAATCTCATAGGTGGACGTAGTCGTGCCACTGAAATCTTAAATCGGAAAAGAAAGCTTACTTTAGAAATGATTAGAAAGATTAATCAAAATCTTGGAATCCCTACAGACATTCTTGTAAAAGAATATAAAGTCAAAACTTCTAAGACAGGAAGAAAAAGAACGCCATCCGTGGCGTAATTAGTTTTCTAAACCCGAAAACTTCGCATAACAGCGTGGAAACGCTGCGCTTCGGCACTCACGGCCTCGTTCGGACTGCGACACATAGGCTTCTGGCACTCCCCTTGCCTGCGCAAGTTTCGTGGCCAGTCCCTAACGTCCCGTTCGGGACTCAGGGTCAGGGAACTTCGGTAAGTCTAGTTCGTTATACGAAATTGCTGTAAAACATTAGTTTGAACAAAAAAAACGATATTTTCAGAAAATTCATTCAAAATGATATGAAAATAGTTTGATTTTTACTTTTCTAGAACAAAAAATTTGATGTATCCGATCATGAAATCTCTAAGTTTTCAAATCCCAGACCAAATAGACCTAAATGAATATGATTTCAAAATGGCTATGGCTGTTAAATTATATGAGACTGGTAAAATATCCATTGGGCAAGCTGCTGATATCGTTAACCTATCAAAGTCTTCTCTAATTGATGTGATGAAAAACTATGGGTCTTCTATTCTATTTGGATACTCTATCGATGATCTTAAAACTGATTTAGAGAATGCCTGACGTTATCTCTAACACAAGTTGCTTAATACTTCTTTCAAAAATCCAACAATTTGGTATTTTAAAAAGCTTATATAATACAGTCATCATTACTGATACAGTTAAGACTGAATTTGGTGAAAATATTCCTGACTTTATAAAAATCAAAAATCCTACCCAAGAATTTTCTGTTAAGTCTCTTGAACAAATTTTAGATAGCGGAGAAGCAACAACCATTGCTTTGGCACTAGAATCAAAAAACTCTCTCGTAATATTGGATGACCTAAAGGCCAGAAAAATAGCAAAGAATCTTGGATTAAAAATAACCGGAACTCTAGGAATTTTAGCAAAAGCGAAAAAATTAGGTATAATAAAAGATTTAGAGAAACAAATTGATGAACTTCAAAAAAAGGGAATCTGGATCTCCGAATCAGTCCTAACCGAAATTCGAAAAATAAACAACTCAAACTACTAAAAGCAGCAACTTCGTATAACAGCGGGGAAACGCTTCGCTGCGGCACTTACGGCCTTGCTCGGTCTACGACACATTGTCCTCCGTCACGCTTCTCGCCACGCAAGAAGGCGCACCCACGCTAACGCCTCCTTCAGAGGCTCAGCTAAACGAAACGTCGGTAAGCCTAATTCGTTATACGACATTTCAACAAATGAAAACATTTTTAATTCAAATTATAATATTAAGTTCCTCAATCTTGAAAGCTCAAGAATCAATTTCCCTTAACATAATAAATGAAAAGACGAGATTATATGAAAAACCGAGCTTCAGCGCAAAATCAATTGAAATGTTAAATGAAGGTTCTGAGTTGGAGGTATTAGATTTCGATAATAAAATACAAAAAAACAATGGGATGAATGGAATTTGGATCAAAATCGAATACCCATTTGGTTGGATTTTCTCATCAAATTTAAATATAGATACGTCTCTCGATGTTTCTTGCGATTTCAACTTTAACAGTGTTAGAAAGCTTTCCTTCAATAATTTTGAAATTATATTCTTAAAAAAACAACTCGTAATCTTATCTTCGTTTGACTTAGGAAATAGTTTCAATCAACAAATTGGAACATGGAAATGGGAAGAAAACAGAATAGTTAGTAGCGTAAAATTCACTGATTCTACGATGACAGACTGCTAAAATATCTGCTATGAATCCGAAAATAATGCTAAATGTAAATTAGAATGTAAACGAGATTCAATGAACAAATTCGGAAAATTATTTGTGGAAGCAGATATAGAATTCGAATTAATTTCAATTAATAATAAACCAAGTTTGATATTTAAAAAAATTAAAGAGTATAATTTAAAGAAGAATACCTTTTTTAGCAAATTTGGTATTATAGAAAATAAAAGATATAACGCAATTTGTCCTAAAAGTTGAAACGTCGCATAACAGCGCCTTCCCGCTTCACTTCGGGACTTATTCCATCACTTTGATTTATCATAAATAAACTTGAAGAAAAGGGGCAAAAAATCGTTCCTTATGATTAATTTAAATTTTTAGCCAACATAAATAAAAGAATCTCTCTACACTCGTAAGCAACAAGCTATCTATTCTTTGATAACAAGATACTTTTACCAAAATTTACAATTGGAAAGAAGACTCAATACGAAGCTGATTTAAGCAAAAGCGGAAAAGTTCAAAGGCTTCTTTCTTCCCTTTGTGTAATAAATTGATTTTTCAGCTTTACATTTTAGCACCCAAAGCTCGTTATAACCAGACCTGTTTGTAGCAAATTATGGGAGAACAACACCAAAAATTACAAATGCTAATTGCAGAAGAAAATTAAGGTCAATAATTAGTGATCGGTAAAAGTATGAATATTCGAATATTCATTATCAAAGATAAGGAAATTATAGAAAATGAGTATAAAAAAGAAGTTATCCCCAAAACAAGCAGAAGATCTTATCAAGATATTAAAAGAACGATTCGAAACAAATATGAGTCGTCATCAGAATTTGATGTGGACGGAAATACAAAAAAAAATTGAAAAAAACTCCCAAAAACTCTGGTCTCTTTTTGAAATGGAAAGGACAGGAGGTGAACCTGATGTTATCAAGTATGACCAGAAAAGTAACGGATATCTCTTCTGCGATTGTTCGAAAGAAACTCCCAAAGACAGGAGAAGTCTTTGTTATGATAGGAAAGCTTTGGATTCTAGAAAAGAAAATAAACCAAAGAATAGTGTTATCGATTTAGCTAGTACAATGGGGATAGAATTACTTACTGAAGAACAATACAGATACCTGCAATCTTTGGAAAACTTCGACACTAAAACATCCAGCTGGATTTTTACACCAACGAATATCAGAGACCTAGGTGGAGCTCTTTTTGCAGATTTTCGTTATGGCCAAGTATTTATCTACCACAATGGAGCTGAATCCTACTATGCAGCCAGAGGATTTCGGGGTTCTATCTGGGTTTAAAAACAAAACGAATAA from Leptospira meyeri harbors:
- a CDS encoding integrase core domain-containing protein, yielding MASFEKGINFTQLCAEYGISTKCGYKWKERFLSEGKAGLLDKKRTPKNSPKKIPEDVVLELIKLKNNKKFWGSKKILELYKRKFPDVKPPDKSTLGRIFQKAGLTLPKKRKRVKHFGERISQPEKSTHSNHIWTVDFKGWWYTADSEKVNPLTIRDDYSKYILSIKTLSKGDIPSVKAEFSRLFKIYGLPEIIRSDNGPPFASMQSLLGLTKLSVWWLSLGIKLDRIEPGKPYQNGAHERMHKDMARELQHEIVGNITLHQKLFDKWRIEFNRERPHESLNMKTPEQVYVKSERLFDPNADLLLTYPFGFKQRHVNDRGYINWLGHLVMIGNPFNGFNVGIKREGDHYSIWFANNKLGIIDNDFFLLNSDPDSYKDHKPRKVPKKRYPSRAA
- a CDS encoding type II toxin-antitoxin system HicA family toxin; the protein is MSKIHKLIARFKAKPKDFTYDELRKLLGALDYLEDNSGKSSGSRVAWVHSKTKHIIRLHKPHPQNILKAYQVSQIFDELIAEGYIQ
- a CDS encoding type II toxin-antitoxin system HicB family antitoxin, whose product is MKDIIEYKGFLGSLHFDSDDEIFFGKIEGIEDLISFEGQSVKEIKKAFTESVDDYLELCKKAKKSPEKSFKGSFNVRISTDLHRRVYRKSLIEGISLNQLVQRALEKEIDTRTPHFS
- a CDS encoding type II toxin-antitoxin system HigB family toxin — translated: MRVISRKILRDFYSIPKYSDSKIPIEVWFKETSKAFWKSPSDVKEKYRNASFLKDNRIVFNIHGNKYRLIIKVHYNLQTVFIRFIGTHEQYDKINAEVI
- a CDS encoding helix-turn-helix domain-containing protein, whose product is MNIKPIKNQKDHLDALSEIEKLWDAKKNTPEYDKLDILITLVDAYETKHYPIDDPDPIEALKSVMDDMNMKSVDLGNLIGGRSRATEILNRKRKLTLEMIRKINQNLGIPTDILVKEYKVKTSKTGRKRTPSVA
- a CDS encoding UPF0175 family protein — translated: MKSLSFQIPDQIDLNEYDFKMAMAVKLYETGKISIGQAADIVNLSKSSLIDVMKNYGSSILFGYSIDDLKTDLENA
- a CDS encoding DUF3368 domain-containing protein, giving the protein MPDVISNTSCLILLSKIQQFGILKSLYNTVIITDTVKTEFGENIPDFIKIKNPTQEFSVKSLEQILDSGEATTIALALESKNSLVILDDLKARKIAKNLGLKITGTLGILAKAKKLGIIKDLEKQIDELQKKGIWISESVLTEIRKINNSNY
- a CDS encoding SH3 domain-containing protein, which translates into the protein MKTFLIQIIILSSSILKAQESISLNIINEKTRLYEKPSFSAKSIEMLNEGSELEVLDFDNKIQKNNGMNGIWIKIEYPFGWIFSSNLNIDTSLDVSCDFNFNSVRKLSFNNFEIIFLKKQLVILSSFDLGNSFNQQIGTWKWEENRIVSSVKFTDSTMTDC
- a CDS encoding DUF4256 domain-containing protein; this encodes MSIKKKLSPKQAEDLIKILKERFETNMSRHQNLMWTEIQKKIEKNSQKLWSLFEMERTGGEPDVIKYDQKSNGYLFCDCSKETPKDRRSLCYDRKALDSRKENKPKNSVIDLASTMGIELLTEEQYRYLQSLENFDTKTSSWIFTPTNIRDLGGALFADFRYGQVFIYHNGAESYYAARGFRGSIWV